One Nicotiana sylvestris chromosome 12, ASM39365v2, whole genome shotgun sequence genomic window carries:
- the LOC138883196 gene encoding uncharacterized protein, with protein sequence MGPIDSSDPSSPAINLVILDFYCLGNGVQMRPPPAGEGWSSKSRRTRAEAEVLSSSSRAGSSDEDENDDDDIPLVQRKRWGKDTPQVSAPTAVESGMTDCTRAHASEDLEKGSDAVPEPLAESDAAPSEESAKKMYDHAFSRLQDELSCCGKELKKLTSGLQESEASSARKEDELSKIWASLEGALREKAGLVEKIEQKNVLAGRLWEDVAAMNTEILELRRDVATINQLAQEISDEAEQKLTRTVAYARAKARRQALEEASAKVSDLSAEIEEARDSEKELALLVTLDEDPEGGSEGSGDEEEIGLVKVPLTNIFLLPNEVPNLAEWSHKLAACSTYDKRNWRDLSKGRWEAKHHGRCLVACFLRKVSVFEKTFLVPVEGTLRDKGNPTPPSSPTEGTSRETKPSYAFKKLRSKLFHRDARLRKALDREKSLRLLCTEKEDELAQEDAQVATKEDALSKVSALEVQLQNSCANNFVRANMITRLESEFLKVKAKVVDAWAEALMSHYKADKKVAVYLKGATDARAELRRALDHESKSKEYARYKSRRETLEEFHARGFDLSKEMKQAKVDEHDARSLLSDAEDSEKEADEP encoded by the exons ATGGGCCCTATCGACTCCTCGGACCCTTCATCTCCGGCTATAAACCTGGTCATTCTTGACTTCTATT GCCTTGGCAATGGAGTGCAGATGAGACCTCCTCCTGCCGGCGAGGGATGGTCCTCTAAGTCTCGCAGGACTCGAGCTGAGGCCGAGGTCTTGTCTTCATCTTCCAGAGCGGGTTCTAGTGATGAGGATGAGAATGATGATGACGATATCCCTTTAGTACAAAGAAAAAGGTGGGGCAAGGATACCCCCCAAGTGTCTGCGCCAACAGCCGTTGAGTCGGGAATGACTGATTGTACTCGAGCCCATGCTTCGGAGGATCTTGAGAAGGGCTCGGATGCGGTTCCTGAGCCCCTGGCCGAAAGTGATGCAGCCCCTTCTGAGGAAAGC GCTAAGAAGATGTATGATCACGCCTTCTCTAGGCTCCAAGACGAGCTTTCATGCTGTGGAAAGGAGCTCAAGAAGCTCACCTCGGGACTGCAGGAGTCGGAGGCCTCCTCTGCCAGAAAGGAGGATGAGTTAAGCAAGATTTGGGCGAGTTTGGAGGGAGCGCTCCGAGAAAAGGCTGGCCTTGTTGAGAAG ATCGAGCAAAAGAATGTTCTTGCGGGGCGACTTTGGGAAGATGTTGCTGCTATGAACACGGAGATCCTCGAGCTGAGGAG GGATGTCGCCACTATAAATCAACTAGCCCAAGAGATATCAGATGAGGCTGAGCAAAAGCTGACTCGGACTGTCGCCTATGCTCGTGCAAAGGCAAGGAGGCAAGCCTTAGAGGAAGCCAGTGCTAAAGTTTCCGATCTCTCAGCTGAGATCGAGGAGGCTCGAGATTCGGAGAAAGAATTGGCACTCTTGGTCACTTTGGATGAAGATCCCGAAGGTGGTTCAGAGGGCAGTGGCGATGAAGA GGAAATAGGTCTTGTAAAGGTTCCCCTTACAAACATATTTTTG CTGCCGAACGAGGTTCCTAACCTGGCTGAATGGTCTCATAAGCTAGCAGCTTGCTCAACCTATGATAAGCGCAACTGGCGAGACTTGTCcaaggggagatgggaggcaaaacatcatGGTAGGTGTTTAGTGGCTTGTTTCCTCAGAAAG GTCTCTGTTTTTGAAAAAACATTTCTCGTTCCCGTGGAAGGTACTTTGAGGGACAAGGGTAATCCGACTCCTCCCTCTTCTCCTACCGAAGGCACTTCGAGGGAAACTAAGCCATCATAT GCCTTTAAGAAGCTTAGGTCCAAGCTATTTCACCGTGATGCCAGGCTGCGGAAAGCTTTGGATCGGGAGAAGTCCCTTAGGCTTCTTTGCACGGAAAAGGAAGATGAGCTG GCTCAAGAAGATGCCCAAGTTGCGACCAAGGAGGATGCTTTGTCTAAGGTTTCCGCTCTTGAGGTGCAACTCCAGAATTCTTGTGCAAACAATTTTGTCCGAGCAAATATGATTACAAGGCTCGAGTCTGAGTTTTTGAAGGTGAAGGCCAAAGTTGTGGATGCCTGGGCCGAAGCCTTAATGAGCCACTATAAGGCTGACAAGAAAGTGGCGGTCTATTTGAAGGGCGCTACTGATGCTAGAGCTGAGCTGAGAAGGGCTCTTGACCATGAGAGCAAAAGCAAGGAATATGCTCGGTATAAATCTcgaagggaaaccctcgaggagttCCATGCTAGAGGCTTTGACCTCTCGAAAGAGATGAAGCAGGCAAAGGTGGATGAACATGACGCTAGGTCCCTTCTATCTGATGCCGAGGATAGCGAGAAAGAGGCCGACGAGCCATAG